In the genome of Salvelinus sp. IW2-2015 linkage group LG25, ASM291031v2, whole genome shotgun sequence, one region contains:
- the fancl gene encoding E3 ubiquitin-protein ligase FANCL isoform X2, with the protein MERDFRIRILLPPDHQLKLAKLHCCWQLKQLLCGYGHIVKQRLHHSPDLVSFVLELKTVLEVALKCRPECRSIPPPQYYSQLIIEMEDLGWDKLVSIDTEFRTLRLRAEDSSGRQHVVTVKLTPKHPVEAPWCSADLPVPLAMTWTPQSSLGHVHTQFLLLLESLAEFWAVLDEIDEKTWVLEPEKPSRADTMRRIAIANNVSIKVEVDTQHPKMLPECCLLGAEHVVTPLRNKLNANMHLWNPDCSILQNLRDVLEIEFPSPATHEKSSFSAECGICYAYRLESAIPDQVCNDPRCGQPFHQACLYEWLRGLPSSRQSFNIVFGECPYCSKPITVKMSTQKP; encoded by the exons ATG gagagagacttcagaatAAGAATACTGCTTCCACCAGATCATCAACTTAAACTGGCTAA GCTTCACTGCTGCTGGCAGTTGAAACAGCTATTGTGTGGATATGGGCACATAGTAAAACAG AGATTACATCACTCTCCTGATCTAGTCAGCTTTGTTCTGGAGCTGAAGACTGTCCTG GAAGTGGCCCTCAAGTGCAGGCCAGAGTGTCGCTCCATCCCACCTCCACAGTACTACTCTCAGCTCATCATTGAGATGGAGGACCTGGGATGGGATAA GCTGGTGTCCATTGACACGGAGTTCCGCACACTGAGACTGAGGGCTGAGGACTCCTCAGGACGACAGCACGTCGTCACCGTCAAACTGACGCCCAAG CACCCTGTAGAGGCCCCATGGTGCTCCGCAGACCTACCTGTTCCACTGGCCATGACTTGGACACCacag AGTTCTCTGGGCCATGTTCACACTCAGTTCCTGCTGCTTCTAGAGTCTCTGGCTGAGTTTTGGGCGGTTCTAGATGAGATCGATGAAAAGACCTGGGTTCTAGAGCCAGAGAAACCCAGCAGAGCCGACACCATGAGGAGGATCGCCATCG CAAATAACGTGTCCATAAAAGTGGAGGTTGACACGCAACACCCAAAGATGTTGCCAGAGTGCTGCCTGCTTGGAGCTGAGCATG TGGTAACACCTTTGAGGAACAAGCTGAATGCCAACATGCATTTATG GAACCCGGACTGCAGCATCTTGCAGAACCTCCGGGATGTTTTGGAGATAGAATTCCCATCACCTGCCACCCACGAAAAATCT AGTTTCAGTGCAGAGTGTGGGATCTGTTACGCCTACCGTCTGGAGTCGGCCATTCCTGACCAGGTGTGCAACGACCCTCGCTGCGGCCAACCCTTCCACCAGGCCTGTCTGTACGAG TGGTTGCGTGGACTACCTTCCAGTCGCCAGAGCTTCAACATAGTGTTTGGAGAGTGTCCCTACTGCAGCAAG CCCATCACAGTGAAGATGTCCACCCAGAAACCCTGA
- the fancl gene encoding E3 ubiquitin-protein ligase FANCL isoform X1 — translation MLTWSANHVVTLAQHHTADFELSRMESLLVKESPLLLPLNKEKTVYDGFITVQERDFRIRILLPPDHQLKLAKLHCCWQLKQLLCGYGHIVKQRLHHSPDLVSFVLELKTVLEVALKCRPECRSIPPPQYYSQLIIEMEDLGWDKLVSIDTEFRTLRLRAEDSSGRQHVVTVKLTPKHPVEAPWCSADLPVPLAMTWTPQSSLGHVHTQFLLLLESLAEFWAVLDEIDEKTWVLEPEKPSRADTMRRIAIANNVSIKVEVDTQHPKMLPECCLLGAEHVVTPLRNKLNANMHLWNPDCSILQNLRDVLEIEFPSPATHEKSSFSAECGICYAYRLESAIPDQVCNDPRCGQPFHQACLYEWLRGLPSSRQSFNIVFGECPYCSKPITVKMSTQKP, via the exons ATGCTAACATGGTCAGCTAACCATGTTGTTACGTTAGCCCAGCACCACACAGCTGACTTCGAACTGTCAAGAATGGAGAGTTTACTTGTCAAAGAGAGTCCGCTGTTGTTACCACTCAACAAGGAGAAAACTGTCTATGATGGATTTATCACGGTTCAG gagagagacttcagaatAAGAATACTGCTTCCACCAGATCATCAACTTAAACTGGCTAA GCTTCACTGCTGCTGGCAGTTGAAACAGCTATTGTGTGGATATGGGCACATAGTAAAACAG AGATTACATCACTCTCCTGATCTAGTCAGCTTTGTTCTGGAGCTGAAGACTGTCCTG GAAGTGGCCCTCAAGTGCAGGCCAGAGTGTCGCTCCATCCCACCTCCACAGTACTACTCTCAGCTCATCATTGAGATGGAGGACCTGGGATGGGATAA GCTGGTGTCCATTGACACGGAGTTCCGCACACTGAGACTGAGGGCTGAGGACTCCTCAGGACGACAGCACGTCGTCACCGTCAAACTGACGCCCAAG CACCCTGTAGAGGCCCCATGGTGCTCCGCAGACCTACCTGTTCCACTGGCCATGACTTGGACACCacag AGTTCTCTGGGCCATGTTCACACTCAGTTCCTGCTGCTTCTAGAGTCTCTGGCTGAGTTTTGGGCGGTTCTAGATGAGATCGATGAAAAGACCTGGGTTCTAGAGCCAGAGAAACCCAGCAGAGCCGACACCATGAGGAGGATCGCCATCG CAAATAACGTGTCCATAAAAGTGGAGGTTGACACGCAACACCCAAAGATGTTGCCAGAGTGCTGCCTGCTTGGAGCTGAGCATG TGGTAACACCTTTGAGGAACAAGCTGAATGCCAACATGCATTTATG GAACCCGGACTGCAGCATCTTGCAGAACCTCCGGGATGTTTTGGAGATAGAATTCCCATCACCTGCCACCCACGAAAAATCT AGTTTCAGTGCAGAGTGTGGGATCTGTTACGCCTACCGTCTGGAGTCGGCCATTCCTGACCAGGTGTGCAACGACCCTCGCTGCGGCCAACCCTTCCACCAGGCCTGTCTGTACGAG TGGTTGCGTGGACTACCTTCCAGTCGCCAGAGCTTCAACATAGTGTTTGGAGAGTGTCCCTACTGCAGCAAG CCCATCACAGTGAAGATGTCCACCCAGAAACCCTGA